A single region of the Agromyces sp. Leaf222 genome encodes:
- a CDS encoding GNAT family N-acetyltransferase — protein sequence MDSPVTDSPIAVRPARVGDVPAMARVLVRSWQETYRGLMPDSVLDDPGLVGVRERFWKAALVDERYRANRVAVAERDDAIVGVAMAGPPEVPEPAWELHLYVLYVLAAAHGSGAGAALLDAVIGSDQPAALWVADPNPRAQAFYAKHGFVADGTVQVDRGVREIRMVRGSRRPAAPQPTRR from the coding sequence ATGGACTCCCCGGTCACGGACTCCCCGATCGCGGTGCGGCCCGCCCGCGTCGGTGATGTGCCTGCCATGGCCAGGGTGCTGGTGCGCTCATGGCAGGAGACCTACCGCGGCCTCATGCCCGATTCGGTGCTCGACGATCCCGGGCTGGTCGGCGTGCGCGAGCGGTTCTGGAAGGCGGCGCTCGTCGACGAGCGCTACCGTGCGAATCGGGTGGCCGTGGCCGAGCGCGACGACGCGATCGTCGGCGTCGCGATGGCGGGGCCGCCCGAGGTGCCGGAGCCCGCATGGGAGCTTCACCTGTACGTGCTGTACGTGCTCGCGGCCGCCCACGGATCCGGTGCGGGTGCGGCCCTGCTCGACGCGGTCATCGGCTCCGACCAGCCGGCGGCGCTGTGGGTCGCCGACCCCAATCCTCGGGCGCAGGCGTTCTATGCGAAGCACGGGTTCGTCGCCGACGGCACGGTGCAGGTGGATCGCGGGGTGCGGGAGATCCGCATGGTGCGCGGCTCCCGCCGCCCTGCTGCGCCTCAGCCCACCCGGCGGTAG
- a CDS encoding putative immunity protein yields MPSAQSLSEADRRLVASWAADCAERVLALFEAEAPDDDRPRNAIARARAFARGELDAADEIRRRFVAGRAAHAASSPAAVAAARAAAQAAGVAHMGAHALGAAAYAAKAVGLAQPHRPEAVRDEITWQLERMSEPMRSALRQLPPLGEDPSGPLGSGLLATGILGSTIRELQASIGAASQPAADQ; encoded by the coding sequence ATGCCGTCTGCGCAGTCCCTGAGCGAAGCCGATCGCCGCCTGGTCGCGAGCTGGGCGGCGGACTGCGCCGAGCGGGTCCTCGCGCTGTTCGAGGCCGAAGCCCCCGACGACGATCGGCCACGCAATGCGATCGCCCGCGCCCGTGCGTTCGCTCGCGGAGAGCTCGACGCCGCCGACGAGATCCGACGTCGCTTCGTCGCCGGTCGAGCCGCGCATGCCGCGAGCTCGCCCGCGGCCGTGGCGGCAGCGCGCGCCGCGGCGCAGGCCGCCGGTGTCGCCCACATGGGCGCGCACGCGCTCGGTGCCGCGGCGTACGCCGCGAAGGCGGTCGGGCTGGCCCAGCCGCATCGACCCGAGGCCGTCCGCGACGAGATCACCTGGCAGCTCGAGCGCATGAGCGAACCGATGCGATCGGCGTTGCGGCAGTTGCCACCGCTCGGCGAGGACCCCTCGGGTCCCCTCGGCTCCGGACTTCTGGCCACCGGCATCCTCGGGTCGACGATCCGCGAGCTCCAGGCTTCGATCGGCGCCGCGTCGCAGCCGGCCGCCGATCAGTAG
- a CDS encoding CocE/NonD family hydrolase, which yields MKYRTLAIASSLAIAAPLALVTAGAASAAPTDNPPVTLVDGTTAPIYDYAGAIRETVWVAAPDLDGDGVDERIATDIIRPGELDGNAQVPIIMDASPYYLSSGRGNEAERKQYDAEGNLVTFPLYYDNYFVPRGYAYVAVDMAGTARSTGCTDEGGRSDIESVKAVVEWLDGNGVAYDADGAVVDADWSNGKTGMIGKSYDGTLANGVAATGVDGLKTIVPISAISSWYDYNRWQGAVKSNNYPSSLSRSVAANRTIATDCSARLNFMNANDGDETGAYTDFWAERDYRDGTFYDVSKVKASVFVVHGLQDTNVKTMNASKWWADLGEQGVDRKMWLTRLGHVDPFDSERALWVDTLHRWFDHELMDIDNGIDREPAVSVETAPNRWEQSPTWPISSARTQTLNLHSDGTMMLGKKDRSTASYVNSASLSEANAVRIGANPNRLQFLTGTTKHEIRISGTPTLDLDVAHTAPVGQVSVMLVDYGAMDRISTAGDGAETLSTESCWGPATATDDACYNEVGKRISSTELQVLARGWARLDGAGDHEVSVELAANDVIVPAGHQLGVVISGSRNGVLAVDTAATTYTVDLSGSRLNLPVSGPMAGFGPGHVKPKNTENLRQGTLPDLDATVWPGN from the coding sequence ATGAAATACAGAACCCTCGCCATTGCGAGCTCGTTGGCCATCGCAGCGCCACTGGCACTCGTCACGGCGGGCGCGGCCAGCGCGGCGCCGACCGACAACCCACCGGTCACGCTGGTTGACGGCACCACCGCCCCGATCTACGACTACGCCGGAGCCATTCGCGAGACGGTCTGGGTCGCCGCCCCCGACCTCGACGGCGACGGCGTCGACGAGCGGATCGCGACCGACATCATCCGACCGGGCGAACTCGACGGCAACGCTCAGGTGCCGATCATCATGGATGCCAGCCCCTACTACCTGAGCTCCGGACGCGGCAACGAGGCGGAGCGCAAGCAGTACGACGCCGAGGGCAACCTGGTCACGTTCCCGCTCTACTACGACAACTACTTCGTGCCCCGCGGGTACGCCTACGTCGCCGTCGACATGGCCGGCACCGCCCGGTCCACGGGATGCACCGACGAGGGCGGCCGCTCGGACATCGAGTCCGTCAAGGCCGTCGTCGAATGGCTCGACGGCAACGGGGTCGCCTACGACGCCGACGGCGCGGTCGTCGATGCGGACTGGAGCAACGGCAAGACCGGCATGATCGGCAAGTCCTACGACGGGACCCTGGCCAACGGGGTCGCCGCCACCGGCGTCGACGGCCTGAAGACGATCGTGCCGATCAGCGCGATCAGCTCGTGGTACGACTACAACCGCTGGCAGGGTGCGGTGAAGTCCAACAACTACCCGAGCAGCCTGTCCCGGTCGGTCGCCGCCAACCGCACCATCGCGACCGACTGCTCCGCGCGTCTGAACTTCATGAACGCCAACGACGGTGACGAGACGGGCGCCTACACGGACTTCTGGGCCGAGCGCGACTACCGGGACGGCACCTTCTACGACGTGTCCAAGGTCAAGGCCAGCGTCTTCGTCGTGCACGGACTGCAGGACACCAACGTCAAGACGATGAACGCCTCGAAGTGGTGGGCCGATCTCGGCGAGCAGGGCGTCGACCGGAAGATGTGGCTCACTCGCCTCGGACACGTCGACCCGTTCGACTCCGAGCGCGCCCTGTGGGTCGACACGCTCCACCGCTGGTTCGATCACGAGCTCATGGACATCGACAACGGCATCGACCGCGAGCCCGCGGTGAGCGTCGAGACTGCGCCGAACCGGTGGGAGCAGTCACCGACCTGGCCGATCTCATCGGCCCGCACCCAGACGCTGAACCTGCACTCCGACGGCACGATGATGCTCGGCAAGAAGGACCGCTCGACGGCCAGCTACGTCAACTCGGCATCGCTCAGCGAGGCGAACGCCGTCAGGATCGGCGCGAACCCCAACCGGCTGCAGTTCCTCACCGGCACCACCAAGCACGAGATCCGGATCTCGGGCACGCCGACCCTCGATCTCGACGTCGCGCACACGGCACCCGTCGGGCAGGTGTCGGTCATGCTGGTCGACTACGGGGCGATGGATCGCATCAGCACCGCGGGTGACGGCGCGGAAACGCTGAGCACGGAGTCCTGCTGGGGTCCGGCGACCGCCACCGATGACGCCTGCTACAACGAGGTGGGCAAGCGCATCTCGAGCACCGAACTGCAGGTGCTGGCCCGCGGATGGGCGCGCCTCGACGGGGCGGGCGACCACGAGGTCAGCGTCGAACTGGCTGCGAACGACGTCATCGTGCCGGCAGGGCACCAGCTCGGCGTCGTGATCAGCGGCAGCCGCAACGGCGTGCTGGCCGTCGACACCGCGGCGACGACCTACACGGTCGACCTGAGCGGTTCGAGGCTGAACCTGCCGGTCTCGGGTCCGATGGCCGGATTCGGCCCTGGTCACGTGAAGCCGAAGAACACCGAGAACCTGCGTCAGGGCACCCTGCCCGACCTCGATGCGACGGTGTGGCCCGGCAACTGA
- a CDS encoding Xaa-Pro peptidase family protein, with protein sequence MIADRAVKRARVLDLLDRRGAASIVLRSHTAVSWYLDGARTHVSLAGDPVAAVVARRGGDELRVFANEADRLLGEELVSTDRLDVVQVPWHETLAAPGVAELDEADAAAELRAARASMLPGELDRYRRLCREVAEVLTDVASAADPAVTERRLAARLAGELAARGIDPLVTLVAGRSRLVHRHPLATEAPIGDRAMLVVCGRRHGLIANATRWLRFGPAAHGEQDAMRRILDVEADVFAATRPGATLGEVFDAGVAAYPRHGFDADEWRHHHQGGAAGYAGRDPRAVPGIADVVHEGQAFAWNPTAAGAKVEDTVLAGSGRIDVLTVDPRWPTVSIAGVERPLELDLG encoded by the coding sequence ATGATCGCCGACCGGGCCGTCAAGCGCGCCCGCGTGCTCGACCTGCTCGACCGCCGGGGCGCGGCGTCGATCGTGCTGCGATCGCACACGGCCGTGTCGTGGTACCTCGACGGCGCGCGCACGCACGTGTCGCTCGCGGGCGACCCTGTCGCGGCGGTCGTCGCGCGGCGGGGCGGCGACGAGCTGCGGGTGTTCGCGAACGAGGCCGACCGCCTGCTCGGCGAGGAACTCGTCTCGACAGACCGCCTCGACGTCGTGCAGGTGCCCTGGCACGAGACCCTCGCAGCACCCGGCGTGGCCGAGCTCGACGAGGCCGACGCCGCCGCCGAGCTGCGCGCCGCCCGCGCGAGCATGCTGCCGGGGGAGCTCGACCGGTACCGACGACTCTGCCGCGAGGTCGCCGAGGTGCTGACGGATGTCGCGTCCGCCGCGGATCCCGCCGTGACCGAGCGGCGGCTCGCCGCCCGCCTCGCCGGTGAGCTCGCCGCGCGCGGCATCGACCCGCTCGTGACGCTCGTGGCCGGGCGCTCGAGGCTCGTGCACCGGCATCCGCTGGCCACCGAAGCGCCGATCGGCGACCGTGCGATGCTCGTCGTCTGCGGTCGGCGGCACGGCCTCATCGCGAACGCGACGAGATGGCTGCGGTTCGGGCCGGCCGCGCATGGCGAGCAGGACGCGATGCGGCGGATCCTCGACGTCGAGGCCGACGTCTTCGCGGCGACCCGGCCCGGCGCGACCCTGGGCGAGGTGTTCGACGCCGGCGTCGCCGCGTACCCGCGACACGGATTCGACGCCGACGAGTGGCGGCACCACCACCAGGGCGGGGCGGCCGGATACGCCGGGCGAGATCCGCGGGCGGTGCCGGGCATCGCCGACGTCGTGCACGAGGGCCAGGCGTTCGCGTGGAACCCGACGGCCGCTGGCGCGAAGGTCGAGGACACCGTGCTCGCGGGTTCCGGTCGCATCGACGTGCTGACGGTCGACCCGCGCTGGCCGACGGTGTCGATCGCGGGCGTCGAACGGCCGCTCGAGCTCGACCTGGGCTGA
- a CDS encoding pyridoxamine 5'-phosphate oxidase family protein — protein MGKRFDSIDEKLRSWIEAQPMWFVATAPLSAEGHVNLSPRGHDTFSVLDEHRVAWVDYTGSGVETISHIRENGRVCLMFNSFDSRPRIVRLHGTGSVALLGDPAFDEVVALHPEHQSTRAVIIVDVTRISDSCGWGVPVMEMTGERDLLRLQAEKKGVDGMAEYRVEKNSMSIDGLPGLIT, from the coding sequence ATGGGCAAGCGATTCGACTCAATCGACGAGAAACTCAGGTCCTGGATCGAGGCCCAGCCGATGTGGTTCGTCGCGACCGCGCCGCTCAGCGCCGAGGGTCACGTCAACCTGTCGCCGCGCGGGCACGACACGTTCTCGGTGCTCGACGAGCACCGCGTCGCGTGGGTCGACTACACGGGCAGCGGCGTCGAGACGATCTCCCACATCCGGGAGAACGGGCGCGTGTGCCTGATGTTCAACTCCTTCGACAGTCGCCCGCGCATCGTGCGCCTGCACGGCACGGGCTCGGTCGCGCTGCTCGGAGACCCCGCCTTCGACGAGGTCGTGGCGCTCCACCCCGAGCATCAGAGCACCCGAGCTGTCATCATCGTCGACGTGACCCGCATCAGCGACTCCTGCGGGTGGGGCGTGCCCGTCATGGAGATGACCGGCGAGCGCGACCTCCTGCGGCTCCAGGCGGAGAAGAAGGGCGTCGACGGCATGGCGGAGTACCGCGTCGAGAAGAACTCGATGAGCATCGACGGCCTGCCGGGACTCATCACCTGA
- a CDS encoding PmoA family protein: MLDIRIDEADDRLLIRGGEAVLAEYVFRPTDVRLESPRPYFSPIRTLGGEVVSLFRPHDHVWHKGIAWSLPVVGDENFWGGPTFVRGEGYVQLPNNGEQRHLGFDAASGTEPSRADVAASARRTERLDWVTEAGGHVFEEERTIAATTLADDAWLLAFATRLRNVGDRPMPIGSPTTRGRENAGYGGLFWRGPRSFTNGTVLAPGVAGGDELRGIRSPWMGFSGRHDGTGTASTVVMVDHAANVQHPPQWFARAEEFACLCPAPFFSEEHVVEPGQVLALRYGVVIADGASDPERAERLATAGAAGLDGALDGLLGASLGGEVDA, encoded by the coding sequence ATGCTCGACATCCGCATCGACGAGGCCGACGACCGCCTGCTGATCCGCGGTGGCGAGGCGGTGCTCGCCGAGTACGTGTTCCGGCCGACCGACGTGCGCCTCGAGTCGCCGCGTCCGTACTTCAGCCCGATCCGCACGCTCGGCGGCGAGGTCGTGTCGCTCTTCCGCCCGCACGACCACGTGTGGCACAAGGGCATCGCCTGGTCGCTGCCCGTCGTCGGCGACGAGAACTTCTGGGGCGGCCCGACCTTCGTGCGCGGCGAGGGCTACGTGCAGCTGCCGAACAACGGCGAGCAGCGGCACCTCGGGTTCGACGCGGCATCCGGTACCGAACCGAGCCGAGCGGATGTCGCGGCATCCGCTCGTCGAACCGAGCGCCTCGACTGGGTCACCGAGGCCGGGGGGCACGTCTTCGAGGAGGAGCGCACGATCGCCGCGACGACGCTCGCCGACGACGCCTGGCTGCTCGCGTTCGCCACCCGGTTGCGCAACGTGGGCGATCGCCCGATGCCGATCGGCTCGCCCACGACCCGCGGCCGTGAGAACGCCGGCTACGGCGGCCTGTTCTGGCGCGGCCCTCGTTCGTTCACGAACGGCACCGTGCTGGCGCCGGGCGTGGCGGGCGGCGACGAGCTGCGCGGCATCCGCTCGCCCTGGATGGGCTTCAGCGGGCGCCACGACGGCACCGGCACGGCGTCGACCGTCGTCATGGTCGACCACGCGGCGAACGTGCAGCACCCGCCGCAGTGGTTCGCCCGCGCCGAGGAGTTCGCCTGCCTCTGCCCGGCGCCGTTCTTCAGCGAGGAGCACGTCGTCGAGCCGGGTCAGGTGCTCGCGCTGCGGTACGGCGTCGTGATCGCCGACGGCGCGAGCGACCCGGAGCGGGCCGAGCGGCTCGCGACGGCCGGCGCGGCGGGGCTCGACGGGGCGCTCGACGGACTGCTCGGCGCATCGCTCGGCGGGGAGGTCGACGCATGA
- a CDS encoding dihydrofolate reductase family protein — protein MSDTTCHMSISLDGYVAGPDQSLEQGLGTRGIELHRWHIGDERANEADAIAASWLMRPRGAYVMGRNMFGPIRGEWDGDWRGWWGAEPPYHAPVFVLTHHAHEPIEMEGGTTFHFVTDGFDAAYALALETAGDGGVDIAGGASTVRQALVAGVIDELTLDIAPVLLGAGERIFDGVESFGLEPVEVLQSPLATHIRYRRVG, from the coding sequence ATGTCCGACACCACCTGCCACATGTCCATCTCGCTCGACGGCTACGTCGCCGGGCCCGACCAGAGCCTCGAGCAGGGGCTCGGCACGCGCGGCATCGAGCTCCATCGCTGGCACATCGGCGACGAGCGCGCCAACGAGGCCGATGCGATCGCCGCGAGCTGGCTGATGCGCCCGCGCGGCGCCTACGTGATGGGCCGCAACATGTTCGGTCCGATCCGCGGTGAGTGGGACGGCGACTGGCGCGGATGGTGGGGCGCCGAACCGCCGTATCACGCACCCGTGTTCGTGCTCACCCACCATGCCCACGAGCCGATCGAGATGGAGGGCGGCACGACCTTCCACTTCGTCACCGACGGCTTCGACGCCGCCTACGCCCTGGCGCTCGAGACGGCCGGCGACGGCGGCGTGGACATCGCCGGCGGTGCATCCACCGTTCGGCAGGCACTCGTCGCCGGGGTCATCGACGAGCTCACCCTCGACATCGCGCCCGTGCTGCTCGGAGCGGGCGAGCGGATCTTCGACGGCGTCGAGTCCTTCGGACTGGAGCCGGTCGAGGTCCTGCAGTCGCCGCTGGCCACGCACATCCGCTACCGCCGGGTGGGCTGA
- a CDS encoding MerR family transcriptional regulator produces the protein MLIGELSERSGISARMLRHYDRIGLVSPTGRTQGGYRDYSEEDARRLFHVEGLRSLGLSLREIAEVLEDLAFDPAPMIEQMIVSTRTRIAQEQELLDRLEQVRGRDPAAWSEVLGTIGLMRALDADDPSARQRLALALDREAETDVAALVDAVLRETDPNVAGALTWAIARRDEDAIPALVRALDAPGADRRRRAVEVLEKLGSPRAHAALGDAVANADPFVGSRAALARGALGDAAAVPALIALIVDGRYDVDAAETLGVLAADGGRAHQIVDAIVREIARTPVAARRRLAAALAEIPGDDAVAALTTIADDPDRGVALAASSVLRMRR, from the coding sequence ATGCTGATCGGCGAGCTCTCCGAGCGGTCCGGCATCAGTGCCCGCATGCTGCGTCACTACGACCGCATCGGGCTCGTCTCCCCGACCGGTCGCACGCAGGGCGGCTATCGCGACTACTCCGAGGAGGACGCTCGCCGGCTCTTCCACGTCGAGGGGCTCCGCTCGCTCGGTCTCAGCCTCCGCGAGATCGCGGAGGTGCTCGAGGACCTCGCGTTCGATCCGGCGCCCATGATCGAGCAGATGATCGTGAGCACCCGCACCCGCATCGCGCAGGAGCAGGAACTGCTGGATCGCCTCGAACAGGTGCGCGGCCGTGATCCCGCGGCGTGGTCTGAGGTGCTGGGCACCATCGGGCTGATGCGAGCGCTCGACGCCGACGATCCGTCCGCGCGCCAGCGCCTCGCCCTCGCACTCGACCGCGAAGCGGAGACGGATGTCGCCGCGCTCGTCGATGCGGTGCTGCGAGAGACCGACCCGAATGTCGCGGGTGCGCTCACCTGGGCCATCGCGCGACGCGACGAGGACGCGATCCCGGCGCTCGTGCGGGCGTTGGATGCGCCCGGGGCCGACCGGCGTCGACGAGCGGTCGAGGTGCTGGAGAAGCTCGGCTCCCCGCGAGCGCATGCCGCACTGGGGGATGCCGTCGCGAACGCCGACCCGTTCGTCGGCAGCCGGGCCGCGCTCGCCCGTGGCGCACTCGGTGACGCCGCCGCCGTGCCGGCCCTGATCGCGCTCATCGTCGACGGGCGTTACGACGTCGACGCCGCGGAGACGCTCGGCGTGCTCGCGGCAGACGGCGGCCGCGCTCACCAGATCGTCGACGCGATCGTCCGCGAGATCGCGCGCACTCCGGTCGCCGCTCGGAGGCGGCTGGCAGCGGCGCTGGCGGAGATTCCGGGCGACGACGCAGTGGCCGCCCTCACGACGATCGCCGACGACCCCGACCGTGGGGTTGCGCTCGCCGCGTCATCCGTTCTCCGCATGCGCCGCTGA
- the soxR gene encoding redox-sensitive transcriptional activator SoxR: MPPIAPNELLSIGETASRSGLTVPTLRYYEDRGLVAAVRDPGGRRRFPRHTLRRLAVIAAGQRVGLSLEQIRLAMAQLPTHRAPNQREWRAMSVEWAKLLAVRVRELQALQTDLDGCIGCGCLSLGRCVLFNPDDEARAEGPGSRWLRHAVEEGAAPE, encoded by the coding sequence GTGCCCCCCATCGCTCCGAACGAGTTGCTCTCCATCGGCGAGACGGCCTCGCGCTCCGGGCTCACGGTGCCGACGCTCCGGTACTACGAGGACCGGGGCCTCGTCGCCGCGGTGCGCGACCCGGGTGGGCGGCGCCGATTCCCGCGTCACACCCTGCGGCGTCTCGCGGTCATCGCCGCCGGGCAGCGCGTGGGTCTCTCGCTGGAGCAGATCCGCCTCGCCATGGCGCAGCTGCCGACCCACCGCGCTCCCAACCAGCGCGAGTGGCGCGCGATGAGCGTCGAGTGGGCGAAGCTGCTCGCGGTCCGCGTGCGCGAACTGCAGGCGCTGCAGACCGACCTCGACGGCTGCATCGGCTGCGGCTGCCTCTCGCTCGGCCGCTGCGTGCTGTTCAATCCCGACGACGAGGCACGAGCCGAGGGCCCGGGCAGCAGGTGGCTGCGGCACGCGGTCGAGGAGGGCGCTGCACCGGAGTGA
- a CDS encoding LacI family DNA-binding transcriptional regulator has protein sequence MGQRSRATTIADVAAHAGVSQASVSRVLNGRSTVDPEIVQRVQASIAELGYRPSPTARSLVNGRNNTVAMVVPDLENPLFQGILKGLSLAAARDGYRVLVADTAENVDDEEAIAVEARQRCDALVLCAPRMPEAKLRALVDAVSPVVVVNRPLPGADVPVVGVDYVRGIRDLVDHLHDLGHRRIAYVSGPPTSASNAERRRGVAEALAAHPDVRIDEVPGGSRLDDGYAASDAVLAAHRDGCTAVIAFNDLVALGLMTRLHELGVEVPRDLSIAGFDDVPMAGFATPRLTSMSVPRGEIGGQVWLRLRTLIEGGPVEHSVLYSPRLEARGSTAAVVEAVA, from the coding sequence ATGGGCCAGCGCAGCAGGGCGACCACGATCGCCGACGTCGCCGCGCACGCGGGCGTCTCGCAGGCATCCGTCTCCCGCGTGCTGAACGGACGCTCGACCGTCGATCCCGAGATCGTGCAGCGCGTGCAGGCGTCGATCGCCGAGCTCGGCTACCGCCCGAGCCCGACGGCGCGCAGCCTCGTGAACGGGCGCAACAACACCGTCGCGATGGTCGTGCCCGACCTCGAGAACCCGCTCTTCCAGGGCATCCTCAAGGGGCTCAGCCTCGCCGCGGCCCGCGACGGCTATCGCGTGCTCGTCGCCGACACCGCCGAGAACGTCGACGACGAGGAGGCGATCGCCGTCGAGGCCAGACAGCGCTGCGACGCGCTCGTGCTCTGCGCGCCACGCATGCCGGAGGCGAAGCTCCGCGCCCTCGTCGACGCGGTCTCGCCCGTCGTCGTCGTGAACCGGCCGTTGCCGGGCGCCGACGTGCCCGTGGTCGGGGTCGACTACGTGCGCGGCATCCGCGATCTCGTCGACCACCTGCACGACCTCGGCCACCGCCGCATCGCCTACGTCAGCGGCCCGCCGACCAGCGCGTCCAACGCCGAGCGCCGCCGCGGGGTCGCCGAGGCGCTCGCCGCCCACCCCGACGTGCGCATCGACGAGGTGCCGGGCGGCTCGCGCCTCGACGACGGCTACGCGGCGTCCGATGCGGTGCTCGCCGCACACCGCGACGGCTGCACCGCGGTCATCGCCTTCAACGACCTCGTCGCCCTCGGCCTCATGACGCGCCTGCACGAGCTCGGCGTCGAGGTGCCGCGCGACCTCTCGATCGCCGGATTCGACGACGTGCCCATGGCCGGCTTCGCGACGCCGCGGCTCACGAGCATGTCGGTGCCGCGCGGCGAGATCGGCGGTCAGGTGTGGCTGCGGCTGCGCACCCTCATCGAGGGCGGGCCGGTCGAGCACTCGGTGCTCTACAGCCCTCGGCTCGAGGCGCGCGGCAGCACCGCGGCCGTCGTCGAGGCCGTCGCATGA
- a CDS encoding HEAT repeat domain-containing protein — protein MTRTSMGEPAMRLRDALRTPAASTRLQAALTAGSTPTPEYVEVLVERCAIEPDFFVRDMLTWALIRHDSSAVIERLLPELDSEVPQARAQALHTLSKIGDPDIWTAVTPALLQDDDEEVARAAWRTSAGLVPGGRDAEGLAETLSTQFDRGGRDLQLSLSRAFVALGDGAVAVVERAKSAPDAGVRTHAAATERLMQDPYLGFDAAIAEARRIVALREAPVVEPVMEP, from the coding sequence ATGACCCGAACATCGATGGGCGAGCCGGCGATGCGATTGCGAGACGCACTGCGCACGCCCGCGGCATCCACTCGGCTGCAAGCGGCGCTCACGGCCGGCAGCACGCCCACCCCCGAGTACGTCGAGGTGCTGGTCGAGCGGTGCGCGATCGAGCCGGACTTCTTCGTGCGCGACATGTTGACGTGGGCGCTCATTCGACACGACTCGTCGGCCGTGATCGAACGGCTGCTGCCCGAACTCGACTCCGAGGTCCCGCAGGCCCGGGCTCAGGCCCTCCACACGCTCTCGAAGATCGGAGACCCCGACATCTGGACCGCCGTCACGCCCGCCCTCCTGCAGGACGACGACGAGGAGGTCGCTCGCGCCGCCTGGCGCACGTCGGCGGGCCTGGTTCCCGGCGGCCGCGACGCGGAGGGCCTTGCCGAGACGCTGTCGACCCAGTTCGACCGTGGAGGTCGCGACCTCCAGCTGAGCCTCAGTCGCGCGTTCGTCGCGCTCGGAGACGGGGCGGTCGCCGTCGTCGAGCGAGCGAAGTCGGCACCCGACGCGGGCGTGCGCACGCACGCGGCGGCGACCGAACGGCTGATGCAGGACCCTTACCTGGGGTTCGACGCCGCGATCGCCGAAGCCCGCCGCATCGTCGCCCTTCGCGAGGCGCCGGTCGTGGAGCCGGTCATGGAGCCGTGA
- a CDS encoding SRPBCC family protein: protein MVSSFSIVTRADSPVELLFDACLSIDAHVASMERSGERAIGGVTSGSIGLDETVTWRARHFGIWFTMTSRITSLDRPRRFVDEQVRGPFRSFHHEHAFAADGRGSVMVDTLTIASPVFGRLAERVVLVPYLRWLIEQRNRHVVDSLGPRSSA, encoded by the coding sequence GTGGTCAGCAGCTTCAGCATCGTCACCCGCGCCGACTCTCCCGTGGAGCTCCTGTTCGACGCCTGCCTCAGCATCGACGCGCACGTGGCGTCGATGGAACGCTCCGGTGAGCGGGCGATCGGCGGCGTGACGAGCGGATCGATCGGGCTCGACGAGACGGTGACGTGGCGGGCGCGGCACTTCGGCATCTGGTTCACCATGACCTCGCGCATCACGAGCCTCGACCGACCGCGGCGATTCGTCGACGAGCAGGTGCGGGGGCCGTTCCGCTCGTTCCATCACGAGCACGCCTTCGCCGCCGACGGCCGAGGGAGCGTGATGGTCGACACGCTGACGATCGCCTCGCCGGTCTTCGGACGCCTCGCCGAGCGCGTCGTACTCGTTCCGTACCTGCGATGGCTGATCGAGCAGCGGAATCGGCACGTGGTGGACTCGCTCGGCCCGCGATCGAGCGCGTGA
- a CDS encoding DUF1992 domain-containing protein, with protein MSEDPQRAASQYRLDRLARDEAIARGEEPGVDEAPDPPRQSTEAERSAFVENAIQQAIRRGEFDDLPGAGKPLEGLTGQHDPDWWIRRKIEREQLTGLGPPALTLRVENAQLDATLDRMHRESEVREAVEDFNRRVVEARRQLLGGPPVVTPTRDAGIEVRAWRERRDARQRKVAEERAQREQEQAASRTRKWWRRRG; from the coding sequence ATGAGCGAGGATCCTCAGCGCGCCGCGTCGCAGTACCGGCTCGATCGGCTCGCCCGCGATGAGGCGATCGCCCGTGGCGAGGAGCCCGGCGTCGACGAGGCGCCGGACCCGCCTCGTCAGTCGACGGAGGCCGAGCGATCGGCGTTCGTGGAGAACGCGATCCAGCAGGCGATCCGACGCGGTGAGTTCGACGACCTCCCGGGCGCGGGCAAGCCGCTCGAAGGGCTGACCGGCCAGCACGACCCCGACTGGTGGATCCGCCGCAAGATCGAGCGCGAGCAGTTGACCGGGCTGGGTCCACCCGCGCTCACCCTGCGGGTCGAGAACGCCCAGCTCGACGCCACCCTCGATCGGATGCACCGCGAATCCGAGGTGCGTGAGGCCGTCGAGGACTTCAACCGCCGCGTGGTCGAGGCACGCCGACAGTTGCTCGGCGGACCGCCCGTCGTGACTCCGACTCGCGATGCCGGCATCGAGGTTCGGGCGTGGCGCGAGCGCCGTGACGCCCGACAGCGCAAGGTGGCCGAGGAGCGCGCGCAGCGCGAACAGGAGCAAGCAGCATCGCGAACTCGGAAGTGGTGGCGGCGACGCGGCTGA